The genomic DNA ATCATTGGAACATGGTCTTCGATAGAAGTGTCGGTCGTTAAAGTTTTGCTTGGTATCTCTTTGTCCTTCAGGACATTAGAGATAAATTTAATTCGATCTTTCCCTCCTTTGTCCCCATCACAAACTACTGCAATTTTAGGAACAGGTTCTGTTTCGAGTAGAAGTCGCAACAGAGTGTCTGTATTTTTCGATTCCGATGTTGACATGACGGCTAACGAATTGATCTCCATGTCAACCTTACCTGCAAGCACAGCCTTCTGGACAATCGCGTAAATGTAGATTGGGTCTGAATCCCCTTCCGTCAAAAGTACATGATTTGCAAACAATATAGAGCCAGTCAAACTCAATCCAAGTGCATTAAGAACGGATTGCCATCTTCCCGTGTAAGGTTTTCCGTTGATCGTGGTCCCTTCTTCGCTCTTCATGATTAGTCGATGACGAGTCGGAAACGTCTTGTTAATCATGAAAAGTGAATGAGTCACATAAAGAACCTGACTCTCGCGAGAAAGAGCTTCCAATACCTGTAAGAGGTCATATTGACCTGATAGATGCAAAAACAATCCAGGCTCATCAAAGAGCAGAATGTAGGAATTGGCGGGATGGTCTTTTTGCCTAGAATGAAGAATGGTCTTTAATGAGAAATAATGAGTAAATCCACTGCTACGCCGGGATGCACGCACATATCGACTCGCTACTGAGGGATCTTGAATTTGCAGATCGATTCGATCTTCTTTTGAGTCGTGAGTAAGTCGGAATTGCAAATCTTGTCCTTGCGACCAACTTTGTTTCAGAGTCTCGTTCAAGACGTCAGAAGCCTGCGATACCTGCATTTGAGTTCGATCATTCTGCTTAAACAAAGTGGTCGCATCATTTGGATTGATCCCTGCGTAATAAAAGATTCCTCTCATGAATTCGTTTTCGTCACCTTTAAGCTCTTCAGCAGTCACGCTATCTGAAAGTTTCGTGATCGGCTCAATGAGTTCAAACCTTGGTAAGTAATCAAAGAACTCATTCTGGACTTCATCTTGAAATTCCTCCAATCCTTCAATTTCTAATTCGCCAAACAAACCAATTCGAGAAAGTGTAATTGTGTCGGGAATGTGATCAGCTTCCAAAAGGTCTAATGGCTCCTCAGGTAAGTCTTCAAAATCACTTTCAGTCGTTGTTGGGGCGGGTGGCTGAGGCGGAGTTGCTGGAGCTCCGCCTTCTGGGGATGAAGTAGCATTTTCTGGTACAATTTGCTCTTGTTCTAATTCATCATCTTCAATATCGGAATCTCTCTCATTAATTTTCTCATTGATCTTTTTTCTCGCTCGATTCTCAATGTCGATCAAAAATCCCTTACTTTTTGAATCCAGCTCAACTGTTCCTACTACCGAAGGTAATTCATCACTTTTAGACTCGCTGTCCCAGTTTAGATCGTCTTGATCGAAATCATTGCTGCTATTTAGATGCAGAAGTGATTTCAATAAATTGGATTTACCATGATCGTTCGGACCAACGATTACTGTTACGCTTGGCTCGACGACAAACTCCAGGGGTTTGCGAATTGAGCGATACCCTTCTATGCGTGCTTTTTGCAATCTCATGTTTATTCCTTCTTATATCTACCTGGAGTTCCCCAAGGGACAGTAGCGACTGTCCCTGACGCAACGACTAATTTGGCGCGAAGTAGTGCGGACATTGTTGCAGGCGGAATGTGATTCACTGGCAAACAGCATCCAAAACAGGTCCTGCCCCCCAATTGCTCGAAGAGGTCATTCCTCGTGCTTCATGATCCTTGTTCTTAACGTGTGTCATTCCTTAAAGATCAATTGTACCGCGTCAGCAATGACGTGGCCGTTTGTGCCTTTGTTGGAAATGGTGATCACTGCCTGCTCTTCGAAGTCGAACGTTCCCAGGGTGGTGAAGAGTTCATCGTGCTCGGCCGGTTTCTTTTGGTTGACAGTAACCGTCACGGGATTCCCTGTTTCTCGAATGGTGACAGGGACGTTGCTGGCCCGGTTGGAACTGGCAGCGTAGCTGAGGCGGACTTCGTAGCGCCCCGGTTTGGGGAGGTCGACCTTGAATTGAACCTGCAGATTTCCTTTTCTTTCATTGTCGTCATGCAAGTAGCTGCTTCCGACAAATGCTCCGACAGAGGTGCTCGGCTTCCAGCCTTCAAGTTGCTCAAGGTCATCGGTATCGATAACGATTCCTTTCAGAGATTTTTTGCTCACACCGTTTCGGTGACCGCCACGAACAGGGCCGTCGTATTCCAGGACTTGACCATCTTTCTCGAGCTGTTTTCGAAGAGTCTCGTAACTGACGTCTTGCACGCTCACATTGTTATCGATGGCCTGCGACGCGGCTGTGGCTGCCGATTGACCAAGAATCATGAAGACCGGTTCCATACGAATTGATCCAAACGCGATATGCGAACTGCTGATGCAAACCGGCACGAGGAGGTTTTCACACTGCTCTTCTTTCGGGACCAGTGACCCGTACGAGATTTGATATGGCGGGGTTCCGACGCCGATGTCGCCTTCGTTTTGCACAAAACCATCTGGTTTGACGTATCGCTGCACGTTGTGGGAATCCATCGTATAGGACCCCATTCCGACCGGTTCGGGAGTCGTTCGCTGATGCAGGCAGTCTTGCTCGGTCATCACATATTTGCCGATCATTCTGCGTGCTTCACGAACATAGATTTGATGGGGCCAGTTCCCGTTGTCTTGAAACTCATCTTTCGGCAGGCCCCAGGTGGACATTTCCTTTCGAACTTCTTCAGGCACGCGCGGATCATTCGCAAGGAAGTACATCAGCCCTTTCTGGTAAGTTTCGTGCTCTGCGATGATCTCTTTTCGCCGCTCGTAGCTTCCGTCCGGGTAATCGTAGTTATACCCGATGTTGTCGGTGCTGAAGGGGCCGTGGTTGTTGGTGTCGGTCTTCTTGTTTGGAATGGGATCGAATTTCCGAAAGGTTTCGCGCCAGCCTGATTCAAAGACTCGTACTAACAATTCGTACTGCTTTTCGTCGTATCCATCCGGCTTGGGAAACGGGATGCGATTCGCTGGATGATTCGTTAAACACATTCGAAAACAATATGCCTGCACCCGATGGTCCCCTGCTCCTTTGACTCCGGGATCTTCTGCACTGATTCTTGGGAGCAATCCGGAAGAGGGATCACCTTTGACGACATAAGGATCAACTGGCTTCTTGAACCAGTGACCATGATGGAGAACTCCGGTTTGAATGCCATTCCATTTCTCGCCGTAGGTCTCTGTCGACTCCCGACCGACGTGATAGTCGACATTCGCAGTCGCCAACAGGTCCCCTTCGTAGGTGGCATCGATAAACATCTTCCCGCGAAAAGTTTTCCCGCTAAGCATCTTGATCGAGGTGATGCGTCCCTCTTTCAGCGTGACACCAGATTCACGATCAAGCCATTCATCGCGGAGGACTGGGATATCGTAATCCTTAATGAAATCCTCGAAGACAGCTTCTGCAATGTGCGGTTCAAAAATCCACATCGTCCGCTGCGTTCCGTCGATGGCAGCGGTTCCCTGTCCTTTGTTTCCGTACTCTTCTCGCTTCTGCCATTTCCAGGCATCGTTGTCCTGATACTTCTTCCAGACACGATGATAGAACTCGCGCGACAAACCTCCAATGACCGCTTTGTTCCCAGTGTCGGTCCAGCCGAGTCCACCGGACGAGAGACCACCCAAATGAGTATCTGGGCAGACAATCACAACGCTCTTCCTCAACTTCTTCACTTGAACGGCTGCGGTCACTCCAGCAGAAGTTCCACCATAAACAACGACATCATAGTCGTTCGCGAGAGTTGGAATCGCGATCAGACACAGGGAAAGAGAAGCAATCATTTTCAAGAGCATCGGAGGTTTCCGTAACTTTGGTCGTGAAGTTCTATACAGAAATGGTTGGGCCATCGAATCGAAATTGAAAGGTGAAAGCGACATCGTTCAACAGTCGCACCAAATCGATTTCGTAATGTGGCAATTCATTTTCACAGATGACAATAGTTAAACAAGGGACGACCTCGCGATGGGTAGCAGCGAAGAATATTTTTCAGATTCGACTTGCCCTGCCGGCAACACTGTTATACAACTGTAGTCACTTCAGTGAATTACACGAGGAAACCCAAATGCTTGTACGCGTCGAGAAAGGTTCTGCAGTGCCGATCTCCCGGCAGATTGCGGATCAGGTCCGGGCGCAATGCCTGTCCGGGCGAATAAAGCCCGGAACTCAGATTCCTTCGGTCCGGCAACTTGCTCGCGATCTGGCGGTGAATCAGAACACGGTGCTTCGAGTCTACGAAAAACTGACCGCTGAGAAACTTCTGGAGATGAGGCACGGCGAAGGAACATTCGTTTCCAATAACCTTCCGACCGAGCAACTCAACGGTCAGCGAACGCACTTCTTTGATGAGATGACGCAACTGGTACGCCACGGGCGGATGCTGGGAATTAATGACTCTGGGCTGCATGCCCTGCTTGACGATGCGTTGAAACTGTCACTGCAACAGGACCACTCTTCCGAGTCGAAAGGAGAGCACAAATGACTGATTCTGTGATCGAAACCAAGAATATTCACAAGCAGTTTGGAACTAACATCGTTCTGGATGGCCTGGACATGGATGTCAAGAAAGGAGAGACCTTTGCATTCCTGGGGCGGAATGGGGCTGGAAAGACGACAACAATCAAATCACTCATGGGACTTGTGAAACCGGATTCTGGATCAATTTCCGTGCTGGGGAATGATCCAGCGATCGATCCAATTCAAGTCCGCAGTACTGTCGGATATTTGGCGGAAGATCAGACGATGTTCGGCTGGATGCGAGTAGAGCAACTGATCCGATTCATCGCACCGTTTTATCCCACCTGGGATCATCAGTTAGCACAGCAGTATGTCACTCAGTTTGACTTGCCATTGCGTACGAAAGTGAAACACCTGTCGAAAGGGCAAACCGTTCGCGTGGGGTTGCTGCTCGCTTTGGCTCACCGTCCGGAACTCGTTGTCCTGGACGATCCTGCACTCGGGCTTGATCCGATCATGCGGCGAGATTTCAACAGAGATCTGGTGACGCATTTACAAGCTGAGGGGCGGACTGTGCTGTACAGTTCGCACCTGTTGTACGAAGTCGAACCAATCGCAGATATCATCGCGATTTTGCACGAGGGAAAAATCGTTCGCCAAGCTCCGACAGAAGAGTTAAGAGCTCAGGTGAAACGAATTTCTATCGACACTGCTGCGGTCGCCAAAATTGGCTCGAAGCTCAAAATTCTCGATGGGCGAGTCAGTGCAGGCGAAGTCAACCTGACTGTCGACGACGCAGTCAACGCAATCGAGTTGCTGCAGCGGGCAGGGATCGAACACCGCACGGTGGACTTGAATCTGGATGAAATCTTCGAAGCTTTTGTCGCTGGCCAAAGGGAAATCCGGTTCGATTTTCCGGAAGTTGAAATTGCGAATCAGCCGGTTTAGTCGAACACGTTAAGTGTCCGGAAAAATTCTGAAAGACCTGCTTACATAAAGAGCCAATCTATGAACATCTGGAAAACGTTGATCTGGAAAGAGTTTCATGAGCAGAAGTGGAAACTGCTCTCACTGATTGGAATTGTTCTCGCAATTTTAATTGCCGGGCTGATCGAATCCGAAGGGAAAGATCTGGTGGGAGTTGTGGCTGTGATCTACAGCTACGTTCTCCTCGCCCCTCTCTATTTGGGAATGGGAGTTAGTTCGGGAGAGCAATCGAGCAATTCTATTGGCTTCGTGCGTACTCTTCCATTTTCAAGTTGGAAAATTGGTTTGGTGCGAGTGGTTGTCGGCTGGTTTGTGCTGGCGATCCCGCTGCTTGTAAGCATGATCGTCTTGATGTGTGCGGCAGCAGTGCTCACCAGACTTGGTCTTCTCAATCCGAATACACTCCAGGAACTCTTTATCGGCAGAAAAGTTTCAGCGAATTTCAGCTTGTTCCTTGTCCACATGCTAGGCCTTGGAGTCTGTACGAATTTGTACGCCTGGATCGTAGCGATTACTGTGAATCAGAAGTCTGATCTACGTGCCGGATTAATTGGAATCGTTCTGATCGTTTTGCTGTTCTATGTCGGGATGGTATCTGTTTCGAGTGCCTCAGCTCCAAAGAGTGCCGGGTTAGTGAGGCTCACGATCTTCTCGATCACTCCCGCTTTTTACCTGATGCTTGATCGTTTTTTTCAGCAACCTCATTTGCTGTTCGCGTTCTGCATTCAAGCTGGAACGATCATCACCTTATGTGCCATCACTGCCCGCAGATATGGAGGCAAACGTGTTCTGAGCCTCGATTTCTTGAATCGATTTCAGTTCGTTCCAGAGCAGAGCCAAAGCAAACTCGGTCCGCCTATAAAATCAGCCCGATCTTCCCTGTTCTGGATGCAGTACCGACAATCAATTCCGGTTGTTGTGGCTGGAATTACAGTTGTCTTGTTGCTGTCCGGAATGGAACAAATGAGTCAGGAGCGTTCCAGATTTATCCTCGACCAGTTTGCCCCCTTCATGGGATGCGTACTCGCACTGATCATTGGCACGGGGACCTTCGTGCATGAACTTGAACCGAACCTGTACACGTTCTGGAGATCGCGGCCGATCTCACCCCGTCGCTGGTTCTGGTTGAAGTATTTTGCGGGAGCGATTGTGATCGTCGGATGCTTCGATCTGCCAATGACAGCCCTGCACCGAATCACAACTCACATACCTTCCCCAGAGTTAATACACCCAATGTTTCGACAGGAATACTACCGAGAGCTTGTCCTGTACGGTGTGAGTTCGATCTTCCCGATATTGCTGCACTTGTTTGTTTATTCAATGGCGGCCTTGGCAGCGTGCAGCGTTCGACACCCGGTCTATTCACCAATCCTTGCAGTCTGCGGAGCTCTAGCGATTATTCTCGGACCGGAAGCGATTTACAGCCTTCATCCGATCTCGTTCCTCAGCGCCTGGGGCGACGTCTCTTCCGGACACACGGGATACGATCCCTGGTTCGCACTGCTGGCCGGACCACTGATATTGGGGCCGTTTATTATCGGTGGAGCGACTCTCTCTGGCTGGTTGATTAAGAAAGAGATTTCATTGTCGCCGGGGTAAATAGTGTGCGCTGAAGCGTCCCTTAAACGGGCCATTCGTGGCCACAAGCGTTGCAACTGAAGCCGACGATTGTGCCAGTCCCGGCGATTTTGGCTCCGTTGCGTCCGTATTGGCTGTCTTCCAGTTCAACAGGCTCGACTGTGACCCGTGAGCAACATGGGCAGCTTTGATTTTCTTTACGAAGACGAGCACGCTGTTCGATCCCGGTTGAGCGAAAGCCTTTTGATTTTGAAGCGTATTCTTTGAAAGAAAAGATCTGCGGTTCTTCGATGAGATCGGGACCGGCGAAGAGAGAGAGTTGACTCATCCTTGAGTCCTTTCAACTTGGAGAATTGAAGGAGGTGTTGTGTACTGACTCAAACCGAATTCGCGTTGATCGAGTCAGCGGCTGACGCATCCAATGCGTCTACGGCAGAATTTACCTTTGGATTCTCACGATATCAACAGTTCATTTTTGCAACAGCCCGCTTCAGACAGCACACCCCACAACATGTTGTGGGGTGTTGCACATAGGCTACATGATTATGTTGAAAAATAGCCTCTGTAAAAGTGTCAAAAACTGCCGAAAACGACCTCGCCGTCAGCGATTGTCTGCAGCACGTGCAGCTTCGCATTCGCCGAATCATGCTCAAACAGCACAAAATCCGCAGGCTTTCCGACTGCGAGCTTTGCACACTCTACGTGTGAAATTCTGGCGGGGTTGATGGTCGCCATGTCCCAGGCGTCAGCGAGCGAACAGCCGGTCATCTCGACCATTGTGGCAATGCAAACATCAGTCTGAACACCTGATCCAGCCAGGAATTGACTTTGCCCTGCGATAACGACTTTTCCACTTTCCAGGACTTCAAACTTTGCTCCGTGGTAGTCGTGAACGCCCGGCTCACAACCTGCCAGTCCAGAGGCGTCGCACGTCAGAACAATTCCATCTTTCCCCTTCGCGAAGTAGAACGAACGGACGACGCTTGCAGGGAGATGATGACCATCAGAAATGATGCTGGCTGTTAATTTCGGTTCGCCAAGTTGATCCCAGATATAGTTGGGATGTCTGCGAAGAGTTCCGTGAGCACCATTTCCTAAATGCGTACTGAGAGTGGCTCCGGCGGCGACGGCAGCTCCGATTTGTTCAGTATTCGCAGCGGTATGTCCGATGGAGATTGCAATCCCGTTGTTCACACAATTGGTGATAAATTCCGGTGCTCCGGGGGATTCAGGAGCGAGCGTCAACAAGCGAATTCGATTTCCTGAAGCGGCCTGTAATCGCTGAACTTCGTCCCAGTCGCAAGCTCGGACCTGATCGAGAGGATGGGCTCCTCGTGGTCCATCTTCAGTCGCAATGTATGGCCCTTCGAGGTGGCAGCCGAGAACCATTCGATTCGCCCAGGCTTCCTTTTCGCAAGCTTGCCGGATTATGGCAAATCCATTTTCGAGAGCTTCATAGGAGTTGGTGATCAAAGTCGGGAACAGATGCGTGATTCCGTACTGGTAATGTGCCCGGAGGGCTTCCAGGCACTTTTCCACCGTCAATTTTTCATCACTAAACCATGTTCCGCCATATCCGTTGATTTGCAGATCGAACAGGCCGGGAGCAACGATTGGGAGTGTTTCTGCACTCTCGATCTCGTTTATTGCTGCAATCTTTCCATCTTCAACGACAATCTCGACTGGTTGTTGGCTACGGAACTCTCTGGCTTGAACTCGCATGAAAATGAAACTCTGCTAAAAATTAACAAACGGATGTGTTCAACTTATCGTATTGAAAACGTCCGTCCGCGCACACGCTACCAGTCTGATTTTGCCGGTGAGTATTTTAGAACTGATCCTGAAACTTAAAATCGCTCTCTCAAACGTTGAAGAAAGCAATTATTCCAAAAGTTTTCGAACTGATTTTAGAACTGATCCTGAAACTTAAAATCGCTCTCTCAAACGTTGAAGAAAGCGACTATTCCAAAAGTTTTCGAACTGGTTTTAGAACTGATCCTGAAACTTAAAATCGCTCCCTCAAACGTTGAGAAAAGCAATTATTCCAAAAGTTTTCGGACTGGTTCTGGATCGAGCCTACAAAAGCAGACCGACTCCATCCGCGCGGCAGCCTGAATCCTCCTGACTTCGATCGTGATATGATCAAACTCCACAAATTCAAATTCCACAATCTCCGCGGATTTACTGTCATCGAATTTGTCACGGTGATTTCGATTATCTTTTTGCTCATCGCACTTCTACTCCCGGCGATTCAAAAAACTCGCGATTCTGCCAGATCAGTCCAATGCAAGAACAATATGAAGCAAATTGCGTTGGCGCTTCACAACTACCACGACGCTCAAGCAACCTTTCCACCGGGATATATTTCCATCATGGGAATTCGGGAGAAAAGCTTGCAGAATGAATGGGGATGGGGAGCGTTGCTGCTCCCGTATCTTGACCAAACCCCACTCTTCCTACGAATAAATTTCGAGACAGGCGTGAATATCTCGCTAAGCAACTCCAGCGACTCAGCACCTGCTGGAATCGCTTTCACGACTCCAAACGCGTCGCTCGTCGCAACACAAATCTACTCATATTCATGCCCCATTGACACCATCCATTTTGAGTCTAAAGAGTACGAATCGCTCGTAAAATCAAGGGCATATGCTTATTCAAGCTACTCCGCAATCACAGGCGTAAACTGGATGGACTTGCCGTGCGCAACTGTCGTCGCCAGCCTCAAACATGAAGATCTGACGCTCACCGAAGAGCCGTGTCTGCCAGCTGAGGGAGTCTTCTACCTCAATAGCCGAGTCCGCTTCAAAGACATTCGAGACGGCGGTTCTCAGACATTGCTAATCGGTGAGGCCTCGCTTCGGATGCCACGCAAATCGACAATCATCAGTCTTCCGTTTCAATTCCAGCAAAAACAGGTGAAAGACTGGCGATTGAACTGGGCTGGCGTCTCCACTCCTCTCAATCAGGAACAAGTTCTGACTGCAACCACTGAAGGCATCAACAAAAAATCCACCAAAGGTTTTTTCAGCGGCCTGCAAAGTTCCCATACCGGCGGCGCTCATGCCGCGCTGGCAGATGGATCGGTTCGATTCTTCTCAGAAAATATCGATTCGAGTACACAAGCCCCATACGGAGTGCTCCAGCACCTATCGACAATTCAAAGCAACGATCTCGCCGATAAATTCTAGAGCAGTTTACTCTACCGTGTGCCCATGAAGAACGGTTCTCTTTGGAACGACGCTGCGTTTCACGAGAGAGTATACGGACTATCATCTCTGAAAATTCTCAAGAGCTGTCCGGAAAACCTGATTTTGGCCTCTCGGGCACTGAGGAAATCGATCATCATAGAGATCTGCGAGGAAGACCCCATACGCATCAATCAGCTCTTTGGTTAGGCTATCTACCCCATTCTCAGGAATCTGTGGTTTCGAATACTTACGGGTTTCCTGTATCGGTGGAGCGTGCTTTTCATGGAACAAATCGTGGATATTCACGAGGTCGCGCGTTTAGGTCGTTTTCAAAAAACTCTACAAGCAGTCTCAAAACCTATGGAATTGCGACCTTTCTCTGTATCAGAGAAGTGAACAGCAAGTTTTGAGACCAGTTCTAAAATTTCAGGACTCGGAATCGTTTCCCCTTGAGTTTTTGAAGTTCGAGACATTGAATGCTCAGCAGAAATTAAGGATGATAAGAGAGTTCATTATGGAGACTTCCGAAACAGAATTGGTGATCAGTTCCAGCGTTGCGATTCCTTTGGCTGAAATTCACTTTGAATTTGTCAGAAGTTCGGGGCCAGGTGGTCAAAATGTGAACAAGGTGAACTCTCAAGCACAGCTTCATTGGAATCTCGAAGAGTCGACCGCACTCTCCGGGCCAGTTAAAGAACGGTTAAGGCAGCGAGAAGCAAATCGAATCAATAAGCTAGGGGTCATGCGGATTGATTGCCAAACTTCACGAGACCGTGAGAAAAATCGCCAGGAATGTTTGAACCGCTTGAAAGAAATCATCGTTCGGGCCATGGAAGTGCCCAAGGCGAGGAAGAAAACACGAACTCCTCGTTGGGTCAAAGAAAAACGCTTACGTAACAAAAAAGAAAAATCGAAGTTGAAACGATTACGTCGTCCACCTTCGTTGAACGATTAGTCCATATGGCAGAATCCCGCGAAACATTGGGTCATTCGGAAAACAATAAAGTTGCCGTGCATCCTCGGGAGCAGGTAATTTTCTATCGGAGTGTCGCGCACTACAGTCCTCTGGGCCGATGCTGGCATCTTGAGGTTCATGGCTCAATCTTCGCCCCCACACGTCGGCATATCCGCAAGCATGTCCTGCTGCATCTCTTCAAACGGGTGGTTAAGCCTGAGAAGGGGAAGCAGACACACAAGCGGTTCAAAGATCGAGCGTACCTCTTTCTGAACGTCAACAAACGAAACAAGTCCGTTCCGATTGCGATTGCAGAAAAAGCCTTTGAGCTTCCTCGCTCGTCGCCAGACGGGCAGTTTTACACAACCCTGACAGTTCCGGAATTGGAATTGGAACCATCGATTCAGGTCGATGAATTCGGCCGCAGATTTGTCGAATTTGCTGCCCACCTTCCGGAAGAAGATGAGCGACTGTTCGCCGGAGAAATTGAACTGATTCCGCCGGAAGGGATCTCAATCGTCTCTGATATCGACGATACAATCAAAATCACGAATATCGCTGACCGTAGAGAACTTCTGGCGAACACATTTAGTCGTGAGTTTCAGGCTGTTCCGATGATGGCGAAAATTTACCAGGACTGGGCCCGCGCCGGAGCCAGTATTCACTACGTCTCTTCCAGTCCCTGGCCGCTCTATCAACCGATGCTCGCGTGGCTGGACAAGGATGAGTTTCCACTTGGAAGCGTTCATTTGCGCAACATGAAATTGAGCGAACTTCGTAAAGACTGGAAACGCCAAATCGCATACGAGTCAAAGCGTAAAACGATTCAAACATTGATGCGGACCTACCCGAGCAGACGGTTCATCCTTTGTGGAGATTCCGGCGAACGCGACGCCGAACTCTATGCAGAAATTGCTTCCCAATTCGGTCCCCAGGTTCAGCACGTAGCGATTCGGTATATCGAGAATGGGCATCACAAATATTCACGCGATGTCATCCGTCGCATTCTCTCAAACATCCCGGAAGAGAAACAGACGGTCTTCGACTCACCCGAGGAGATCCCTGCATTGATTCCGGATGCTGTTTCCAGTTGATCGATTCATCTTGCAAGTTCGCTTTCCGCCGCCTCATCTCTTCTGCTGATACGGAATGAATGGTGCAACCCAGACAAAAGGTTTTCCAGCTTCGTCAAGCATGATTTTACTGGTCAACCGAGCTTGCCGCACGACCGACTCCATCACCAGAGACCAGGCAGTTTGCTTGGTGGGATACGAGACGTTGACCGTGGCAACATCGATTTCTTTTTGCTGACAAAGTCGAAAGTCGATCAGAATGGGTGTTTTCGTTTGTGATGCAATCGCCTCAAGAACTCGTTGCAATGCAGCCTCTTCAAAGCCGGTTTTCACAAACTCGTAAAGCTTTGGAACGATTTGATTTCGAGGGACAGACTGG from Thalassoglobus polymorphus includes the following:
- a CDS encoding phosphatidate phosphatase App1 family protein, which produces MAESRETLGHSENNKVAVHPREQVIFYRSVAHYSPLGRCWHLEVHGSIFAPTRRHIRKHVLLHLFKRVVKPEKGKQTHKRFKDRAYLFLNVNKRNKSVPIAIAEKAFELPRSSPDGQFYTTLTVPELELEPSIQVDEFGRRFVEFAAHLPEEDERLFAGEIELIPPEGISIVSDIDDTIKITNIADRRELLANTFSREFQAVPMMAKIYQDWARAGASIHYVSSSPWPLYQPMLAWLDKDEFPLGSVHLRNMKLSELRKDWKRQIAYESKRKTIQTLMRTYPSRRFILCGDSGERDAELYAEIASQFGPQVQHVAIRYIENGHHKYSRDVIRRILSNIPEEKQTVFDSPEEIPALIPDAVSS